A window of Caretta caretta isolate rCarCar2 chromosome 13, rCarCar1.hap1, whole genome shotgun sequence contains these coding sequences:
- the KIF3B gene encoding kinesin-like protein KIF3B: protein MSKLKSSESVRVVVRCRPMNGKEKAASYDKVVDVDVQLGQVSVKNPRGTSHELPKTFTFDAVYDWNSKQFELYDETFRPLVDSVLQGFNGTIFAYGQTGTGKTYTMEGVRGDPEKRGVIPNSFDHIFTHISRSQNQQYLVRASYLEIYQEEIRDLLSKDQSKRLELKERPDTGVYVKDLSSFVTKSVKEIEHVMNVGNQNRSVGATNMNEHSSRSHAIFVITIECSQVGLDGENHIRVGKLNLVDLAGSERQAKTGAQGERLKEATKINLSLSALGNVISALVDGKSTHIPYRDSKLTRLLQDSLGGNAKTVMVANIGPASYNVEETLTTLRYANRAKNIKNKPRVNEDPKDALLREFQEEIARLKAQLEKRSVGKRKRRERRRDGGEEEEEDGEEGDEGDDKDDYWKEQQEKLEIEKKAIVEDHSLVAEEKMRLLKEKEKKMEDLKREKEAAEMLGAKIKAMESKLLVGGKNIVDHTNEQQKILEQKRQEIAEQKRREREIQQQMESRDEETLELKETYSSLQQEVDIKTKKLKKLFSKLQAVKAEIHDLQEEHIKERQELEQTQNELTRELKLKHLIIENFIPLEEKNKIMNRSFFDEEEDQWKLHPITRLDNQQMMKRPVSAVGYKRPLSQHARMSMMIRPEARYRAENIVLLELDMPSRTTRDYEGPAIAPKVQAALEAALQDEDEIQVDASTFESMSNKKSKSRPKTGRKSGGSSSSGTSGSQLYPQSRGLVPK, encoded by the exons GGTGCGGTGCCGGCCAATGAATGGGAAAGAAAAGGCAGCTTCATATGACAAAGTTGTTGATGTGGATGTCCAGTTAGGGCAGGTATCAGTGAAGAATCCCAGAGGAACATCTCATGAGCTGCCTAAAACTTTCACCTTTGATGCTGTCTATGACTGGAATTCCAAGCAGTTTGAACTTTATGATGAGACCTTTAGACCTCTGGTGGATTCTGTCCTGCAAGGGTTCAATGGGACTATCTTTGCCTATGGGCAGACTGGGACAGGGAAAACGTATACAATGGAAGGAGTGCGTGGTGACCCTGAAAAAAGAGGGGTCATCCCCAATTCGTTTGACCACATCTTCACCCACATCTCTCGATCTCAGAACCAGCAGTATTTGGTTAGAGCTTCTTATCTGGAAATATACCAAGAAGAAATCAGAGATTTGCTATCAAAGGATCAGTCCAAGAGGCTGGAGCTGAAAGAGAGACCAGACACTGGTGTGTATGTGAAGGACTTGTCATCTTTTGTCACAAAGAGTGTCAAAGAGATCGAGCATGTCATGAATGTGGGGAACCAAAACCGCTCAGTTGGTGCTACCAACATGAATGAGCATAGCTCCCGTTCCCATGCCATTTTTGTGATCACCATTGAGTGCAGCCAGGTGGGACTTGATGGGGAGAATCACATCCGTGTAGGAAAACTCAACCTAGTGGACCTTGCCGGCAGTGAACGCCAGGCCAAGACTGGAGCACAGGGGGAAAGGCTGAAGGAAGCTACCAAGATTAACCTCTCCCTTTCAGCTTTGGGCAATGTTATATCTGCCCTAGTAGATGGTAAAAGCACTCACATTCCATACCGGGACTCAAAACTAACTAGGCTACTTCAGGACTCACTAGGTGGCAATGCTAAGACTGTGATGGTGGCCAATATAGGCCCTGCCTCTTACAATGTAGAAGAAACTCTTACTACCCTGCGATATGCCAACCGTGCCAAAAACATCAAGAACAAACCAAGAGTTAATGAGGATCCTAAGGATGCGCTGCTACGAGAATTCCAGGAAGAAATCGCTCGGCTCAAGGCACAATTGGAAAAACGGTCTGTTGgtaaaagaaagaggagagaaaggagaagagatggtggggaagaggaagaggaggatggagAAGAGGGTGACGAAGGGGATGACAAAGATGACTACTGGAAGGAGCAGCAGGAAAAGCTGGAAATTGAGAAGAAAGCTATTGTAGAGGATCACAGCTTAGTGGCAGAAGAAAAGATGAGGCTGctaaaggagaaggagaagaagatgGAGGATCTCAAGCGAGAGAAGGAAGCAGCAGAAATGCTGGGTGCCAAAATCAAG gCAATGGAAAGTAAGCTCCTTGTTGGAGGGAAAAACATTGTGGATCACACAAATGAACAGCAGAAAATCTTGGAGCAGAAACGTCAGGAAATTGCAGAACAG AAACGTCGGGAGCGAGAAATCCAGCAACAGATGGAAAGTCGGGATGAGGAAACACTGGAGCTAAAAGAGACCTATAGTTCCCTACAGCAAGAGGTGGACATTAAAACCAAAAAACTCAAAAAG CTTTTTTCCAAGCTGCAAGCTGTGAAGGCAGAGATCCATGATCTCCAGGAGGAGCACATCAAGGAGCGGCAAGAACTGGAACAGACCCAGAATGAGCTTACCAGGGAGTTAAAGCTAAA GCACCTGATTATTGAAAACTTTATTCCACTGGAGGAAAAGAACAAGATCATGAACAGATCTTTCTTTGATGAAGAGGAAGACCAGTGGAAACTGCATCCCATAACTCGGCTGGA TAACCAGCAGATGATGAAAAGGCCAGTGTCAGCAGTGGGATACAAGAGGCCTTTGAGTCAGCATGCCAGGATGTCCATGATGATTCGTCCAGAGGCCCGGTACAGG GCAGAAAATATTGTGTTACTGGAGCTAGATATGCCTAGCCGAACAACCAGAGACTACGAGGGCCCAGCCATTGCTCCTAAAGTGCAGGCTGCTCTAGAAGCAGCTCTGCAGGATGAAGATGAGATACAGGTGGATGCCTCCACTTTTGAGAGCATGTCAAATAAAAAATCGAAATCCAG GCCTAAAACTGGAAGGAAATCGGGGGGATCCTCTTCCTCAGGCACCTCTGGGTCTCAGCTCTACCCACAGTCCCGAGGGCTGGTTCCTAAGTAA